The following DNA comes from Mugil cephalus isolate CIBA_MC_2020 chromosome 6, CIBA_Mcephalus_1.1, whole genome shotgun sequence.
TTTACTAATGTTCATTGAGTCTGAACGTTTTAAACCAATGACATGTGAAGTTGTAAATCATTAAAcgctgttgctaggcaactaGAAACCACaaaggctaacagttagcgaGCTAACAAGCAGCCAACTTAAACTTTTCCCATAACATACTATAAAATTAAAGCTCTGCAGCAATAGTGAGAGGTATGATGCATTCATGGTCTCATTTGATGAGTTCAAGGACGCTAGAAAAAGTGAATGAACCAATTCAAAGGCACAGAGACACGttagctaaaagctaaaactgCAAACAAGCCTGATATTAAATCTATTTCATCAAACTTAAACTTTACTGATGTTTATCCACTGACTTTAAGTGTCGAGTTCATTTAGACCTGAACCAACCTGTTGATTAATGAGACAACAGCTACACACAGTACACAAGTCTAAATTATACATTagtgtaaattatttattattaatgttttattactgtttttattcatcatatataaaataacaggtacagaaaaatgaacatttaaatatctCAGCCTTTTGTTGTCGCTGTGCAGAATGTTTctaataataatctgaataatttAGGGATTAGCGTCTGCAACCCTTTGTCCGCACTCGTTGGCCAGATCTGCTTATTTTAAATCCAGTAAATTATCTCACGGCACTTTGAAACTGAACTAAACAGTCGATGGATGGATTAGTCTCTTTTCCTCCAGAGCATCTGCTGTAGGAGTCTCTCTCTGCACTTTCACCAAATCCTGAAGGACgataaaaaccactgacactgtGTTTAACTGTGTGACTTTCTTATTATATGTTGATGATGGCGTAAATCTGGCTCCTGTGTCCTTCATCTTCCCGTTTCTCATGAAAGTCCTGATGAAAGTTTGGCCTTTGTGAAGGATAATCTATGAactctgacctgcagctgctgaatcctccacaaatacaaatatcaaACAAgattaaatttcactttttacaCCTCATCATCCTTTCGTCTGGACGCCCctcatctaatctaatctaatctaatctaatctaatctaacctGATGAGAAACAGACCAGAATAACCAGCAGAGCTAAATGTGAAGAATGAGTTGTGGGTAAAGATGATcagtaaatgagctgcaggtGAAACATGTTGGGATGAGATGTGACCTTCACACCAGTCCAGTCCTCGTTCCCTCGtataatttatcatctgcccaTTTCCTCTCGTGTAAATGATctagttcctgtttatagttGACTCGCATTAAATCCACCTGTAGAATATGTTCATAGCAGCTCAGTCAGTCATCGTCTGTATCTTGTGCTCTGACCTGTATGATCTGTTATGTGTGATCTGTAAATGTGCTCGTACTGACTGAACTCAACTTCTGCTTGATGACAAACTGCATTTAGTTGCTCTGCACGTGTGGAATGACAAGaaagttaaatctaatctaatctaaaatgtCAGGAAATACACAGGGATCCGTTACCATGGTGACCAGTCAGCTTCCTCTCAGGAACTGATCAGTTAACTCCTCctggtttggttttaaaatcTGCACAGAGTCTTTGATTGAAGTTAAGTTCTGGTCTATTTCCTCCTCAGGCTAAGATCTACTTCTCTTTCCCTGGAGAGCTGCTGATGAGGATGCTGAAGATGCTCATCCTCCCTCTCATCACGTCCAGGTAGGTCGGTAAAAACTTACAATAACGGGAAGCGCCAACgtttgtcagtcacaaaagatCAATGACACAAAAAAGGGGTTTAATCAATTTAACGCCACAGAGCTAGGCTAGCggtttccctctgtttccagtctttaagctaagctaggctcaCAGTTTCCCTCTACCACCAGtctttaagctaagctaggctcgcggtttccctctgtttccagtctttaagctaagctaggctcaCGGTTTCCCTCCACCACCAGtctttaagctaagctaggctcaCAGTTTCCCTCTACCACCAGtctttaagctaagctaggctcgCGGTTTCCCTCTACCACCAGtctttaagctaagctaggctcgcggtttccctctgtttccagtctttaagctaagctaggctcaCGGTTTCCCTCCACCACCAGtctttaagctaagctaggctcaCAGTTTCCCTCTACCACCAGtctttaagctaagctaggctcaCGGTTTCCCTCTACCACCAGtctttaagctaagctaggctcaCGGTTTCCCTCTGCCTCCAGTTTGATGTCAGGTCTGTCGTCGATGGAGTCGAAGGCGTGCTGCCGGATGGGCGTCCTCACCGTCACCTACTACCTGTGGACCACCTTCATCGCTGTTGTGGTCGGCATCATGCTCGTCCTCATCATCAAACCTGGCGTGGGGACGGACATGGAGAGCAACCGTCTGGGTGGGGGCCCTGTCATGACCTCGGCTGATGCCCTGCTCGACCTAATCAGGTGagaaaggtcaaaggtcactggtttgttttgtggttgttgtggtgttCCTGAGAGATTTTGGTAAAATACTACACTACCCATGATACTTTGGTGCTGCTGTTGGTTTATTATAGAGGGAAAATCAGGTTGACTGGACGGcatcaacaaaacacagaaaactaatactcttctgtagaAAACACAAGAGTCTCTGTCTCATTAATCCTGTTAGCATCCTGTTAGCGCCGTTAGCACCCaggcctgatcagtgtatttttagTAATCCTGTGTGGATCAGTGACAGATTAGACTGGGCGCAGTGATCTCTGCTTTCATCCTGTTCGTctgaaacacagcaggaaaaataaacaatcaggAAGTGAAACCACTGAATCACCTCGAACTCACGTTTTATTTCCACATCTGATATGTTGATATTTACAAGCCAACAACCGGAGTCTCTGTGGACTTTACACAAAGATCTGCCACAACAACCAGATcattcatttatacatttatatatttatttatatgtttgatAGGGACAGTACACCTTAATGAACATTTATTCATGCAGCAATATGTGGGATTATAGCaacaatgctaattagcatccTCAGTCCCAAGGCAagtaacacagaaacatgatgaGACATAGAACAGGACAACAGATCCAATCAGAGACGTCACAGACAGGACGTCACTATGAAGATAAAAGTCAATGGTCACACGACTGGTTTCATTTCAGCTTCTGCTTGAAACTAGCATTTAGTCCAAAGGGGTTCCCTGTAGAggaggtcctggtcctggtgctggtcctggtcctggtcctgagaCCAGAGGCTGGGAGCCCTTTTATAAGAAAGTCAGacatgggaggaggaggagtccatAGAACAAACCATAGACATAGATACATAGATGCCGCATTGAGCGGGTTGCTCCGTTGCTGTGATACGTCAACgcgtccgccatattggatgtggcAGATCTGCCCGTAAACTAATAAAAGGAAATTAACTTAAAGCGCCTTTCTATGAAGTGCTTTGAGTTAATGCCTcttattcacacattcacacacacactaatatatttgGGAAACAAATAGGCACCAAAAACAACATATGTAACTTTTAAAGTGATAATTATAAATGTTGATGTGTGTAACACTGTTACTGTGAtggaaaatattgaaatatttataagtaacatcttttctgtttctatgcCACTAAACATTAGACGTGTGATGGACGTGCAGATCATGTCTACATTGCGTCCGTCGGTCCACGACCAATTCTGGATGTGGATATGACGTGTAAACTAGGTCTAACCATGACCCGATTTAGACGTCAGTAAACTGTTCAAACTAGGTCACTTTTTTGGAGGTCAAATAGACGTCGAAGAcaggtttcagtttttttattttttttatttttaaaattgttattacCAATATAAATAATTAGGAATAAACACCAttatattatttagtttaattacttATTGATTGAGtatgttttattagtttttccattgtttttttgtttattttcatgttctccctctgtatTTATGGAATCAGGTCTGGCTAATATTAGTTCTGCACAGATGTACCATAACaaattatatactatatactatatattacATGCCAAAAGCTTACTAACACAGAGGACATGTATTGAAGGCGTCAAATTATTGTATGTTATAAaatttttggaattattgattGTACATCGTACAGAGGgtgaaataattgtaaaaatacGATTATCATCTGATAGATATACTGTGCAACCGTTGTTATATAATAACCAGATCCTGAAATGTGGATGTGACAAGAAGGTTTTCTGAATAAAGAGCAGTTTTTACATTCACATTgatgaacatactgtatataaatatatatatatgggggATGAACATTATATACAAACAATATCTCAGTGTTTATGTCTGTGCTCTGATCGCTCCATTTTGCCACATCCAAAATGGCGGCGACGTTGACGTACAATTCAGTGCTCAATGTTGCGTTtacgtatatatgtctatgcGTCAAACaccaaatttaaaatatttaaaattcttGAAACTTAACAAGTTGAACTTTTCTAAAAATCTTACAATCGTGGAATGACATTAGTTTTCTATCAAAgacatttaatgattttttaaaaaaaataattctctgATTttgcagcgccaccatgtggtcagtataatattgtatcagctgctgtctctaatggatctctacctaccactggacctgAACGAGTTATTTCTCCTGACACCAGCTTTGGATAGTTCCACAAATATAATCTTCACCTCTACACTGGATTAGGATTAAAGTTACCTGTAATTTCCTTCCTCTCCACAGAAACATGGTTCCCTCCAACCTGATCGAGGCCACGTTCCAGCAGGTGAGAAGTAAACAGTTCAAATCTACAGCCCAGCGTTAATGttgattcatcaacattaatcTTCTTTGATTCACATCTTGGTAATTTATATATTCTATGAAGTTGatgcatttttgttgatgtttaatAGTTACATTCAGCCAAACTGACAGAAACAACATTTCCACCAAACAGCTCTGATCTCTGAGGAGATCCTGGTCTGTCCTTGATCATTTATCAGGTTGGATTAGATggtagagagaaaagaggaaggattcattccaggaacaacatttatttacagtttgtgctaaatgctaaatgctaatcgaCTCTGCTCAACTAGAAAAGTACCCAGATGAGACGTATTTAACTTCATAGCTAGCTTAGTGATCGTGATTTAGCCACAGGGCTTGTAGCAGTTACCTGTTTTGGTAGCTAACGCTAACTAAGATCAGATTCTCCCAATATGCTCCGTCCTCGTCGCTGAATAAATGACAAACCTCACTGTGTTCTCTTCAGTACAAAACCGACCTGGTTCCTATCCTTAAAGTCCCGACCAAAACCATCCAGCCAAACTTCGTGTACGTCATCCCGGACGACAGCGACCCCAAAGGCCGGACGGTGTTTCTGGAGCTGACCCCGCCCCCGGAGATCATGTACAAGACGAGTCCCGGCAGCAGCCAGCAGATGAATGTCCTCGGCATCGTCATCTTCTCCGCCACCATGGGTGAGTGGACATGGACCAGGGTTTCTAGACTATTCTCCATCTTTTATTGGCTCctgtagacatttttttttattttttggggccaTTGGTCTTTTAAGGGCTCCTCCCACAACATAATATAAACACACGTTTGTTCATCTTTTCGAGGACGTGGTTTACACGATGTTTTCTCAGGACTCTAAACCTGAAGTTGACCTGAAGTGTAAAATGTCCTCTCAAACCTGGGACAATAACATCAACTCGACATCACCTGGAtggtcctccaaccaatcacagacaTTTAAACGAAGCACATAACCTTTGTGACTGTTACTGTTCTGTCCGGTCGACTGAAAACAATCAGGAGAAACAAACTGTAAAGGACCGGGAACAGAACCCTGGGGAACTCCACTGGTAATGGGACAATCGTTCATGACATATCTAGTAAATGCCATTCTCTACTAGACAAATACTAGATACTCACCAATCAGCCATagtattatgaccactgacaggtgaataaCACAGACTATTGTGTTTAAATCATGTTTAAATCACCAGAATCACGTTTTTGACTACAAATGTCCTTTCAAAGTCTAAAAGTCTCAACAGTCGACAAACAAATgttgaactgtgtgtgtgagtataaCTTTCAGATTTAACAGCCTCCCTAACTTAAAGTTTTGTGCTAAGCTGAACTAACTAAATTATACATAAAAGAGCAACGTCTTTCTGCAGCGCCCCCGGTGTCTGGAGGCCGCTTCTGCAGTCCATTGCTGTGGGAACAAGTTAAAACTGATAAACTTCATGTGAGATAAATGCAGCTCTCTGGACCAACGTCCCATCGTAACAAATCTGTGGACGAGGATGTTGTTCTGGTTTCATTAAAGTTTCTTCTCATCAAAGAACGAAACTAGATTCAtcagaagaaatgtttttatgatgAGGTTTGATCCACTCTGACTGGAGTTGACTTTATAGATATAGATGACTGTAACATAGATCCTGTTTGAATGTGCAGGTCTGTTGTTGGGTCGGATGGGAGAACGAGGAGCTCCACTGGTCAACGTCTGTCAGTGCATCAACGAATGTGTCATGAAGATCATCAACGCGGCCGTGTGGTGAGACCAAAGCACGAcgtctgattggttggttggttggttgattgattgattggttgattgattggttaatttgttggttggttggttgattgattggttggttgattggttggttggttgatttgAAGTCGTTGGTATTTACATGATGTTACATGTTCACATGGTTCAGTTTAAATCTGGATCAGTTGGTTCTGGTTTGATATCTGTCTATAAATGTTTGCTGAGTGTTTGTCCTCTTCTCACGCTCACGACGATTCAGTGAATGTGACggtaaaaaaagtttaaaactgtCCGTTAAACTTCATCTACGTCCCCTGACACTGGGATCCAGATCTGGTTGGTTCTGTTTCCGGTTTCCTTGGTGTCGAGGCCTCGCTCTTCTTCTCACGCTCAGGAGGATTTACTGGATCTGACCCAATGACCCGTCAGGTGGAGAAAACGTGATCGGATTAAAGACAGAGTCTAAACGAGGATCAACATGCGCCGTGTGACATTTACGTTATCCAGACAGTGAACGCACCATCTGAGTCGGTAGCGTCTCAGTTTACTGATGGAGCTGAACCCTGAACGCAGCTGTGACAGCATCTTATCAGGatgtaaactaaataaattaattaaaagtttaaCATCTTCATAACGACCTCAGATGCAGCATTAAATCCAGGTCCGTGTCTGTCACCTGTAACACGATGCTCAGAGACGTCTCAGACTCTGgaagatgataataataataacaatgattaATTCTTTTACTGAAAACACATCTACGTGTTAACCAGTTAAAATCATCAGAGTAGAGGTGAGTTGTTCAGGTTTAAAGGAGCTTTTAATAGGAGCTGGAGACCAGCTGAGCCTCGCTGGGTGTTAACAGAGTCTGGATAGAAAGTTATttactgatgcaatgaggagcttctcatttcttcaaccaccatgtgtaaagacacaggagatgttagtctggtggaggagatgttagtctggaggaggagatgttagtctggtggaaaAGGGTCAAAtcaaacatctagaaactactaaaactggcttaagacctttattccagactggaaggatagtggagaaccatggtcgaccaggaagaaataaatcctgattgatggagaaacgtttggaagaaaagcagcagtagaactcagggctgtgtttaatagtggaaggaagaacatttcacaccatggacaatgtgaagggaactcaagggactgaacagaaaaccactgatcagggaggacaaccgggaaaaaaggctccagtctgacagggagcagcacaaagactctggagctttttttttagtgccgACTTTTGCGTATGTTAGAACTGAGGCTACCAAAGTGAACACGCTAACAGCATGTTAACACACATGTTCTGAGAAACCAGGAAGTGATGGAAGCAGCAGTAAAGCtgtggatggaaggaaggatctaaaaaaaagaagtagaagaaagtgaaaaagaaCTAAGTGATCTACTTTAATGTGGAGGTGTAATAAAAACATAGATTGACTCAAAGCAGCTGATTGATCCACTCACATGTTGATAAGAAGATTAGAAACCTGGAAAAGATCCTTTAAGAAAGATTACAGCTGGTTTTATAATTGATTTCAGTCTGTTGATGGTTGGGTGGGTTCCTGAGGTTCTTCTCAggttcagctcctctgatggaCGTGGACGCCGTCTGTCCTCAGGTACTTCCCGTTTGGGATCATCTTCCTGGTGGCTGGGAAGATCCTGGACATGCAGGACCCGAGCACCCTGGGGAGGAAGCTGGGCTGGTACGGCATCACGGTTCTGGCCGGCCTCTTCGTCCACGGActcgtcctcctccctctcttctaCTTCATCCTCACCAGGAAGAACCCATTCAGCTACATCCGAGGGCTCCTGCAGGCCATGGTGATCGCCCTGGCCACGTCCTCCAGGTCcgtcctgcttcctgcttcctgcttcctgctctgTTCTGATACGTTCAGGTTTGAATGTTGTGTGTCCTCAGCTCGGCCACGCTGCCCATCACCATGAAGTGTTTGTTGGAGAACTGCCACGTGGACCGTCAGATCGCTCGCTTCGTCCTCCCGGTGGGAGCGACCATCAACATGGACGGCACGGCGCTCTACGAGGCCGTGGCGGCCATCTTTATCGCCCAGGTTAACGACTATGAGCTGGACTTTGGCCAGTTAGTCACCATCAGGTAAACCAGCGAACACACGCAGACAGTAAAGTGTTTGAGTTTACTTCCAGACCTGCTcagatatttattcataaagcaTCACAGCAGCTGATCAAGGTGCTGTTCAGAAGATACacaaggagaagtaaatagataacaataaaaacaatacatgaTCGTTTATGAAGTgccaaggagaagagggaggattTAAACGTGACTGGGAGGTTGAATCCAGTTTAATATTCAGAATAACAGCTGATGACCTGGACGTTATTTAGATCAGAGCCACGTCACTAGTGTCTCTCCATCCTCCAGCATCACGGCCACAGCTGCCAGCATCGGTGCCGCCGGCATCCCTCAGGCTGGTCTGGTTACCATGGTGATCGTCCTCACATCTGTGGGCCTGCCTCCGGATGACATCACGCTCATCGTGGCCATTGATTGGATCCTGTGAGTCTTGTCCTGAGCTGTTGATAAAGGTtttgagaggtcagaggtcgtaTCTGTGTCTCCTCATGTCCTCGTGTCTCTGCAGCGACAGGTTTCGAACCATGATCAACGTCCTGGGCGACGCCCTGGCGGCAGGAATCATCGCTCACCTGTGTCGGAAAGACTTCCCCCTCAGTGGAACAGGAAAGGTAAAGGTCCCCCAGAGACACctggacaaggaggaggaggaggaggcagctcCTTAACAAGCAAAGACACAGTTTAGAGTTTATTTACAGCCtgggcctggacctggacctggacctggtcctggaggAGCTTGTTCTGATCCTGGTTCTCTGATGATCCATTAATGTCCACTGGTGTCCTTGTCTTTCCAGCCACCTGTCTTCATCTTTTAAGGACAATAACATCCAGATTCTAGCCAGAGAAAACGGTGGACGAGTTATAATGTGACATCAGTCTGAACAAGTCAGGGACCAGGTCGGGGTCCAGGTCAGGGACCGGGTCAGGGACCAGGTCAGGGACCAGGTCAGGGTCCAGGTTGTGGTCCAGGTCGGGGTCTAGGTCAGGAACCAGGTCAGGGACCAGGTAAGGGACCAGGTTAGGGTCCAGGTCGGGGTCCAGGTATGGGTCCAGGTCGTGGTCCAGGTCGGGGTCCAGGTCGTGGTCCAGGTCGGGGACCAGGTAGGGGTCTAGGTCAGGGTCCAGGTCGTGGTCCAGGTCGGGGTCTAGGTCAGGAACCAGGTCAGAGACCAGGTCAGGGACCAGGTAAGGGACCAGGTTAGGGTCCAGGTCGGGGTCCAGGTcggggtccaggtctgggtccaggtcgtGGTCCAGGTCGGGGACCAGGTCAGGGACCAGGTCAGAGACCAGGTCAAGGACCAGGTCAGGAACCAGGTCTGAACCCTGTAGGTGGATCATTAGCTGGTTGGAACATGGTTAGCTTAGGTTAGCgtaggttagcttagcataaagactggaggCTGCTAGCTCTCAGCTGATGTGTTTCCATGTGTCTCTGCAGTCCGTGCCGTCTTATGGGACGCAGAATCCTCACAACGGCTCCCACAGCGTGAACGTCCCCATGACCGAGATCCACTCTCACAAAGACGCCATGTTTGACTCGGCGGAGCACGGCCACGCCCACACCGTCTACTACAACATCTGCCAGGTGTGAGCACGGCCACGCCCACACCGTCTACTACAACATCTGCCAGGTGTGAGCACGGCCACGCCCACACCGTCTACTACAACATCTGCCAGGTGTGAGCATGGCCACGCCCACACCGTCTACTACAACATCTGCCAGGTGTGAGTCCGGCGCCGCCGGACTCACACCTGCCGCGTATCGCCGTACCTGCCGCGTATCTGATCTGGAGCTCCAGGTCCTCAGAGCAGACCCGGATCCTGGACCTGGTCAGGGATGGACCTCGGTCCGATGCTCGACGAAGGCCTTTGTGTTGGTTGGACTCTTGGATCATTTGGTTCAGGGGTGTTGAACAGGGTCCGGTCTGATCCAGACCATGAAGCCAGAACACATCTGCCTTTACGTCCCTGAGCCACAGAAACAAACCTCAGACTGTTTGGTTCATGTTTGATCTGATTGGACGGCGCTCGGTGTTTGATGAACCAATCCAAgtgctcttctcctcctcctgctcctcctcctcctgttccccctcctcctcctgcttcttctcctcctcctgctcctcctcctcctcctcctgctcctcctcctgcttcttctcctcctcctgctcctcctcctcctcctcctcctgctcctcctcgtcctcctgctcctcctcctgctcctcctcctcctcctgctcctcctcgtcctcctcctctcctcctcctcctcttcctcctcctcctcgttctgctcctcctcctcctcctgctcctcctcctgctcctcctcctcctcctcctcctcctcctcctcctcctcctgcttctcctcctcctcatcctccctctgctcttcctcctcctcctcctcctcctcctcgttctgctcctcctcctcctcctcctcctcctgctcctcctcctcctcgtatTTATCAGCATGCTGGCGTGCGTCCTCTTTGACTTCCTGTGAAGTCGTCGTGCTTTATTTCCTCGTTGTTGTCGACCTGAACATAAACCAGGTGCTGTAGAGATTGTGGAGTTAAACTGAAGTCAGGTGCAGCTAATGTGAACAGGTTCTAGTCTGAGACCATGTcttgcctcttcttcttctccttctactcattcttcttcttctactcattCAAAGCAGCGGTTGTTGTCTCAGTGGCGtttaacatgaaaacatggTGCTGCCTTAATGTGACGTTTTAACCTCAGTGTTCATCTGCCAACACgtcacatcttcatcttcatcttcatcaaaCCACATCActtgtttttatatgtgtttatCTGCATGTTGTGTccttcatttctctttatttgtatttcaaaataaaacctgtaTTTATTCTGTCTTCTGTGATATGGACGTGTTCGcaaggttagcttagcttagcttagcttagctcaaaGAACAGCGCTAATGGGGTCTGAAGTGATTCAGTTATTAGCTAATGGGTTAAATAAGTAGATAgtgctaaagctaaagctaaaagtAACGTATAAATGATGAAggagtaaatgaatgaatctgctAATGGATTTCACTCTTCtaattagtttaattagttttactTCTTACACTGAATGCAATGCTAATGAATAAATGGTTGaaactgtaaaatgaataaatatcaaagACTAGGTGAGAATAACAATCATCCAGATAACTGAACATCGTGTATCATGGAGACGCTGGTAAACACAGTCAGTCCATAGTTAGATGTCGTTATACAGTGATGAATAGAAACAGACGAAGAGAAGTGAGttatattaaaattatattaGAAGTTAAAGGAGATAAAGGAGTTAGATAAATGCTACAACATGGCTCATCAATGTTTGGGTTTATACATTTATAGATGTTTATTAAACCAGTGGAGAAAACGCAGTAGAATCCAacctgatctgatctgaagtggatcagtaacacaacacaataataacacaataataactTACAACAGCTACACACTTTaacattagttttagttcaaagaagaatgtttagatttaataaaatatcctttcaaaatgacataatattaatattaatcagtttaatCTGGACTCatgtctgtctggtcctggtctcaatTGTTTTCATTGATGAACTTCAGTCTAATCTGTAATCTTTGTTATTTCCTGCCGTGGACCAGGTCGGACCCTGTTGCCCcctgtggcccgcgggccgtggGTTTGACCCCGTGCTGTAGTAGAACCTGAAGGGAACACGTGGGTGGGAGGTGTCGGCCTGAAGCTATTTTTATTGCCGCTGTTAATCCAATCAGGCGAGCGTGAGGCTGCACGAGACCGAACCCCTGGAGCCACTAATCCAGGTCAGATTATCCCGGATTACTGGGGTCTCCTGGTTTTCATGtcctggctctggctctggcttcGCACGCTGGGAGGATCCTGGATGAATGAGTGTAATTCACAGTGTGACCTCTAGGAGAGAACCGGTCTGAGCCGGTTCAGCCTTCACACACATGACGTCAGAAAACCGTTTGCTCTGAACAGAACCTTTTattgtgaattattattatcctcCAGATTATTTGATGTCATTAGAACAGTCTCCAAGGCTAGATGCTACATATCAGCGCTATGCTAACAGTCTCCAAGTTATGCTATGCTACATATTAGAGGTCGATTCAtcggtatcggccgatattTGACCTGTTTTAATCCATCGGCATCGGTCGATGTTCGTGGCCGGTTTAAATGCTGGCACGTCCGCGGGCAGCCCGCTGTTAATGGCGCGGGGCGAAGGACCCAAAGTTCTCCCGGGAACAGGTAAGGTTTAAACTCTCATCTTTCAGAGTCACAGACTACAAGCACATATTTACCTTTTTATGGGTTCATTATCACACGGAGCCTTGAACCTTTGGGGCCTTCGAGCAGCTGTAGTTTACAGGTAACTTAACATTATGAAAGGATCGTCTATTAAAACCATCAAACCCAACGCTGTGAGttcggttttatttttgttttgacgCAGTCGCAGTTTGATCTGTTTGTATGTGAAAACGAAAACTgtgtcacacaaacactgcagcgTGAACGgggaatgtttttctgtttttatttaggcTAAATATATATTAAGAGAAGAATTATGTTTGTTATCTAAATGTTCCTTGAAGAACCATTCTGcactaaatttttttttttaatatatatattgtctatttgttttctatt
Coding sequences within:
- the slc1a8a gene encoding excitatory amino acid transporter 5; its protein translation is MEELLLPNGEDEAPSDSGSYAPGDARRTRWGRAKTFLQDAMKGELQRTVRDFIKRNGLLTLSVIAVITGCTLGFMLRGTHLSTQAKIYFSFPGELLMRMLKMLILPLITSSLMSGLSSMESKACCRMGVLTVTYYLWTTFIAVVVGIMLVLIIKPGVGTDMESNRLGGGPVMTSADALLDLIRNMVPSNLIEATFQQYKTDLVPILKVPTKTIQPNFVYVIPDDSDPKGRTVFLELTPPPEIMYKTSPGSSQQMNVLGIVIFSATMGLLLGRMGERGAPLVNVCQCINECVMKIINAAVWYFPFGIIFLVAGKILDMQDPSTLGRKLGWYGITVLAGLFVHGLVLLPLFYFILTRKNPFSYIRGLLQAMVIALATSSSSATLPITMKCLLENCHVDRQIARFVLPVGATINMDGTALYEAVAAIFIAQVNDYELDFGQLVTISITATAASIGAAGIPQAGLVTMVIVLTSVGLPPDDITLIVAIDWILDRFRTMINVLGDALAAGIIAHLCRKDFPLSGTGKSVPSYGTQNPHNGSHSVNVPMTEIHSHKDAMFDSAEHGHAHTVYYNICQV